The sequence AACAATCCTGAATACACAATCGATGAAAAAGTGGTTCTTCATTCTTCATAGCCGGCCACTCTGAAAAGGGTGAAATATACGGCCCCGTTTTCGCAGTTTTTGAAATTATGAAAAGGCTCTACGTGACCAGTTATcaattgtgcatttttgcatCACACGTCCTGTTGCCTAGTAGTGAGCACTCAAGAAGTCATTGAGACTGCATTTCAGGAGAGCATTTTAGCTCAGATTTAGTGACCACGATCGCAGAGCAGTTCGTGTCCCAGCTGTGTTGGATTTGTCGTTGTTTTTGAACTATAGTGCTTCCACAGTGGTTAGAGGGAGATAGATGAAAATGGTGTATATTGTCGGGTAACAGCAGTCGGaggaaaattttattttttagaccTAACCTAGAATATGACGTTAAGGTGGTTGTCTTTCATTTAATTGGAGCAGAACAATGATTAAAATAGTTTATTGGTTTAAATTAGTTAATTTACTGGCTAGTTCGGCAGCACATATATAGCTAACCTATCAGTTATGACAACTCTGTTGCCACCTAATGAGCCGTTGGAAATAAATCTTGCCATCGTGTAACAGGTTGCCGGCGTctgtcaaaatgtttaattccCTTTAAGATCAACAATTATCAATGTAATCTGACACAGCCAAGGTGTTATGCACCAAAGATACCATTAGATGGCACTGTCAGCGAACAAGATCTAACGAAACCTGAAGTCTTGGGCACTCTCCAGTTTTACCTcggggtagagagagaggggatatTTCTGGATCAGTTCATTAACCATACTCGGAAATGTAGGTGTGATTCAGGGAAATGGCAAAAGCTGGTTTAAGACTAATTCTTACTGGCAAAAACTACGTGAACCTCAAAAAAATCGTTGAAGACAGATCTTCAGAACAGGAATTGGTACGATAGAACTTCCTGTACGTCATCAAGGAGCGCCAAAAGTCCGTCGTGTGGTGtgtcctctcctttctctgttgctgacattttcatttaaaaatgaaagcgtAAGATATTCAACACGGAACACAATATTCCATCCGGAGTTTTCAGATAAGGAGAGAGTTTATAACCAGGTACGTAATGAGATCTAGGTGTAGTCTTAATTTGTGTAACGTTACCTAGCTAGTTCGTAGAAAGCAAGGTGACCGGTGAAAAACTTGTCGTTAGGCACATAGCtggtattatatatataaaaaaatatttttaaatggagtcTTTAGAGCTCATGCTATTTGTCAATATTCTGCTTCCACTATTTACTGAATTTGCACGGAACATACAGTGGTGGTGTTCCTAGCTGTCGAACTATCTGGCTGTCCGTTTTGCCTTGGGTGAAGTACATGGGATGGAATGCATTACTGGACTGTGTTGTATTCAGGAGCTAGGGGATGGCTTTCCTCGGGAGCCTGAGACCGGTCGTGTCATCTCTGCTGCAAGGTGGGTGTGTCGGACTGACATCTTTGTCAGATCCCAGTTATATCACTTCTCTCCGAAGCATAATGGCTTCGTTAAATCCTTCCAAGTGACagtgaagtttaaaaaaatgaaaattttaaattgttattgaCATAAATTAGGTCAATTTGCTGGTGTTCAATTTTGATTGAAAATTAGCTTTCACCCTTGCCTGTACACgttgttaaaaataatgacaaaaaagatatctcttgtattttacatgttttctaCTGTAAACTATTAAGTTGTGGATATTGACAATATATTAttgagaaacatttttcatctaCTACTTTCATCTACTTTGATCAGAGCTGCATCTGAAAGGGAACTCTAGGAAAAGAACATTAAGCATTAAGCAGGAGAAACATGTCCAAAGGTATACATTGACCATACCCAAAGTCATAAAAAGGTTTTGTTAAGTTTCAGAGgtaaaacatttaatgtgtaTGCTGAACATAGCATGGCTAAtgagctctctccctctttccctgcaGTGCCACAGTCTCTCTCCCCATGGTCTCAGCCTGTCCTCTCCAGAGCCATGGCCACACTAAACCAGATGCACCGCCGTGgcaaaccccctcccccccctccccgcatCGGCGCCACGTTCGGCCGCCCCCAGCTCAAGGCGGTGGTGCTGAAGACCATGATCCGCAAGCCTAAGAAGCCGAACTCCGCCAACCGCAAATGCGCCCGGGTGCGCCTCTCCAACGGCAAGGAGGCAGTGTGCTTCATTCCTGGGGAGGGACACAACCTGCAGGAGCACAACGTGGTGCTGGTGGAAGGGGGCCGCACACAGGACCTGCCCGGGGTCAAGCTCACCGTTGTCAGGGGCAAATATGATTGTGCTCACGTCGTGAAGAAGAAGCAGTGACCACCCAGGGGTGAGGGGAGGAAGCTCACTGACCGCCCTGGGGCAAGGGGAGGATGGGCGATGACTGACCGCccaggggtgggggcagggggccTG comes from Megalops cyprinoides isolate fMegCyp1 chromosome 3, fMegCyp1.pri, whole genome shotgun sequence and encodes:
- the mrps12 gene encoding 28S ribosomal protein S12, mitochondrial gives rise to the protein MAFLGSLRPVVSSLLQVPQSLSPWSQPVLSRAMATLNQMHRRGKPPPPPPRIGATFGRPQLKAVVLKTMIRKPKKPNSANRKCARVRLSNGKEAVCFIPGEGHNLQEHNVVLVEGGRTQDLPGVKLTVVRGKYDCAHVVKKKQ